In a genomic window of Primulina huaijiensis isolate GDHJ02 chromosome 10, ASM1229523v2, whole genome shotgun sequence:
- the LOC140987007 gene encoding uncharacterized protein — translation MSRLLRHRLRNNTNRTLYLREIDIGGCCMGVTQLEPHETRDNFPAAIYLNRGYRTVYMIVIVVDKYMVFGALAPFCFVAYFELIFDIDEGSHTLIVSGIEAQSTDYFPCRCLPLWNCFKDSGRLKEYVLISGFKAVKAKKKRRLRSGQEMMTIYVMINYDGERKKNDEGGFIWSSGAHTKWRAISIDKNNITLDGVADQICATLGLNASQTKLSFCYLPENCATDPSYIQDSQTLKEHLTCFPRIYKTLPKLHVKMVSST, via the exons ATGTCTCGTCTCCTTCGACACCGGTTGAGAAACAACACTAACAGAACCCTCTACCTGAGGGAGATTGACATTGGTGGCTGTTGCATGGGAGTGACACAGCTGGAGCCACACGAAACGAGAGACAACTTCCCAGCTGCTATATACTTGAATCGCGGTTACCGCACCGTATATATGATTGTCATTGTTGTCGACAAATACATGGTATTTGGTGCCCTCGCTCCCTTCTGTTTTGTTGCATACTTTGAGCTAATCTTTGACATTGACGAGGGCAGTCATACGTTGATCGTGTCTGGTATTGAGGCACAGTCGACGGATTACTTTCCCTGTAG GTGTTTGCCTTTGTGGAACTGTTTTAAAGATAG TGGCAGGCTAAAGGAATATGTTTTGATCAGCGGATTCAAGGCCGTTAAAGCTAAGAAAAAGAGACGTCTCCGCTCAGGCCAG GAAATGATGACCATTTATGTGATGATTAACTACGACGGAGAACGGAAGAAAAATGACGAAGGCGGCTTTATATGGTCCAGCGGGGCTCATACCAAATGGAGAGCTATTTCAATTGATAAGAATAATATAACCCTAGATGGAGTGGCCGATCAGATTTGCGCGACTCTTGGTTTGAATGCTTCGCAAACCAAACTTAGCTTCTGTTATTTGCCAGAAAACTGTGCTACAGATCCCTCTTACATTCAAGACTcgcaaactttgaaagaacaTTTAACCTGTTTTCCGAGAATTTACAAGACTTTACCCAAGCTGCATGTAAAAATGGTCTCAAGTACGTGA
- the LOC140986988 gene encoding transcription factor bHLH63-like isoform X2, with protein sequence MDVSAIEKQKKTLQRFYHKPNNSWLNLENDQMNLQCVVDHQEMVSHCWQNATTGHAAFASCSIKKRKAEFDVEESGDVKSEITAKADKETSANTCSKASSKTNSEVQKPDYIHVRARRGQATDSHSLAERARREKISKKMKCLQDLVPGCNKVTGKAGMLDEIIIYVQSLQKQVEFLSMKLATSNPRFDSGIDNLLANSTCFDYDPMQQEGTRSCGGTDMELDQSQMVPQMFPDPFLDSSCIPQIQQLPGWDVDWQNLFNVGFH encoded by the exons ATGGACGTGAGCGCGATcgaaaaacaaaagaagacGCTCCAACGTTTTTATCACAAGCCGAATAATTCTTGGTTGAATCTAGAAAATGATCAGATGAACCTACAATGTGTGGTTGATCACCAAGAAATGGTGTCCCACTGCTGGCAGAATGCAACCACCGGTCATGCTGCTTTCGCTTCATGTTCGATCAAGAAGAGAAAAGCCGAG TTTGATGTTGAGGAATCGGGAGACGTGAAATCGGAGATCACTGCGAAAGCTGATAAAGAAACTTCAGCAAACACTTGTTCTAAGGCAAGTTCAAAGACTAATTCCGAGGTTCAGAAACCTGATTATATTCATGTTCGGGCACGACGCGGCCAGGCTACCGATAGCCACAGCTTAGCAGAAAGA GCAAGAAGGGAAAAAATCAGCAAGAAAATGAAGTGTCTGCAGGATTTAGTCCCTGGATGCAACAAAGTTACTGGAAAAGCTGGCATGCTTGATGAGATAATCATCTATGTCCAGTCACTACAAAAGCAAGTTGAG TTTCTTTCCATGAAACTGGCTACTTCAAACCCAAGATTCGACTCGGGGATCGATAATTTATTAGCCAACTCGACGTGCTTCGATTATGATCCAATGCAACAGGAGGGAACAAGAAGTTGTGGTGGCACAGATATGGAATTGGATCAATCTCAAATGGTGCCTCAGATGTTCCCTGATCCTTTCCTCGATTCTTCTTGCATCCCT CAAATACAACAGCTACCCGGTTGGGATGTTGATTGGCAAAATCTGTTCAATGTTGGCTTTCATTAA
- the LOC140986182 gene encoding tubby-like F-box protein 5: MIKMPLKNIVRELKEMKDVIGGVSRRGIEAKHWSIRNRSFIAPDVGPFEPMQEGQWANLPPELLLDIIRRVEESETSWPARAVVIFCASVCRSWRDIAKEIVKTPEECGRLTFPVSLKQPGPRDAPIQCFIKRDRATSTYRLYFGLTPSEDENDKLLLTAKKIRRATSTDFVISLVADDFSRASNTYVGKLRSNFLGTKFSIYCSQPSNNVGFQPNTRQSRRFHAKQVSPRLPAYNYVIASISYELNVLRTRGPRRMNCVIHSVPVTAIQEGGIAPTPTSFSQCVDDKSPFITISKGKELAADFSSPNLSNIPVSKQQFVEALVLKNKLPRWHEQLQCWCLNFKGRVTVASVKNFQLVASVEPWLNVPASEQEKVILQFGKIGKDIFTMDYRYPISAFQAFAICLSSFDAKPACE, encoded by the exons ATGATTAAAATGCCGCTCAAGAACATTGTACGGGAGCTAAAGGAGATGAAAGATGTTATTGGTGGCGTATCAAGGAGAGGGATTGAGGCGAAGCATTGGAGCATCCGCAACAGATCATTTATTGCTCCTGATGTAGGTCCCTTTGAGCCAATGCAGGAAGGACAGTGGGCAAATTTACCGCCTGAGTTGCTTTTGGATATCATTCGAAGGGTCGAAGAGAGTGAGACATCTTGGCCTGCTAGGGCTGTTGTCATCTTTTGTGCATCGGTTTGTCGATCTTGGAGGGATATTGCAAAGGAAATTGTGAAAACTCCTGAAGAATGTGGGAGGCTCACCTTCCCCGTTTCCTTAAAGCAG CCGGGGCCACGGGATGCTCCAATACAATGCTTTATCAAGAGGGATCGTGCGACTTCCACATACCGACTTTACTTTGGTCTGACCCCAT CTGAGGACGAGAATGATAAACTACTGTTGACTGCAAAAAAGATCAGAAGGGCAACAAGCACGGACTTTGTTATCTCTTTGGTTGCTGATGATTTTTCTCGAGCCAGCAACACCTATGTTGGAAAACTTAG GTCTAATTTTCTTGGGACCAAGTTCTCCATATATTGCAGCCAACCTTCAAACAATGTTGGCTTTCAGCCTAATACTCGACAAAGCCGAAGATTCCACGCTAAGCAAGTATCTCCAAGATTACCTGCATATAACTATGTTATAGCCTCCATTTCGTACGAACTGAATGTTCTTCGCACTAGAGGTCCTAGGAGAATGAACTGTGTCATACATTCAGTTCCTGTCACTGCAATCCAAGAAGGTGGCATTGCACCAACACCAACATCATTTTCACAATGTGTCGATGACAAGTCTCCCttcataacaatttcaaaaggaaaGGAGCTTGCTGCAGATTTCAGCTCACCCAACCTCTCAAATATACCCGTATCAAAACAGCAATTTGTAGAGGCTCTTGTTCTGAAAAACAAGTTGCCTAGATGGCATGAACAGTTGCAATGCTGGTGTCTCAACTTTAAGGGTCGTGTCACTGTTGCATCTGTAAAAAATTTCCAGCTTGTAGCATCTGTTGAACCTTGGCTTAACGTGCCTGCATCTGAACAAGAAAAGGTCATTTTGCAATTCGGGAAGATTGGGAAAGACATCTTTACCATGGATTATAGGTACCCAATTTCTGCGTTTCAGGCCTTTGCAATCTGCTTGAGCAGTTTCGATGCTAAACCAGCCTGCGAATAA
- the LOC140986988 gene encoding transcription factor bHLH63-like isoform X1 has protein sequence MDVSAIEKQKKTLQRFYHKPNNSWLNLENDQMNLQCVVDHQEMVSHCWQNATTGHAAFASCSIKKRKAELQFDVEESGDVKSEITAKADKETSANTCSKASSKTNSEVQKPDYIHVRARRGQATDSHSLAERARREKISKKMKCLQDLVPGCNKVTGKAGMLDEIIIYVQSLQKQVEFLSMKLATSNPRFDSGIDNLLANSTCFDYDPMQQEGTRSCGGTDMELDQSQMVPQMFPDPFLDSSCIPQIQQLPGWDVDWQNLFNVGFH, from the exons ATGGACGTGAGCGCGATcgaaaaacaaaagaagacGCTCCAACGTTTTTATCACAAGCCGAATAATTCTTGGTTGAATCTAGAAAATGATCAGATGAACCTACAATGTGTGGTTGATCACCAAGAAATGGTGTCCCACTGCTGGCAGAATGCAACCACCGGTCATGCTGCTTTCGCTTCATGTTCGATCAAGAAGAGAAAAGCCGAG TTGCAGTTTGATGTTGAGGAATCGGGAGACGTGAAATCGGAGATCACTGCGAAAGCTGATAAAGAAACTTCAGCAAACACTTGTTCTAAGGCAAGTTCAAAGACTAATTCCGAGGTTCAGAAACCTGATTATATTCATGTTCGGGCACGACGCGGCCAGGCTACCGATAGCCACAGCTTAGCAGAAAGA GCAAGAAGGGAAAAAATCAGCAAGAAAATGAAGTGTCTGCAGGATTTAGTCCCTGGATGCAACAAAGTTACTGGAAAAGCTGGCATGCTTGATGAGATAATCATCTATGTCCAGTCACTACAAAAGCAAGTTGAG TTTCTTTCCATGAAACTGGCTACTTCAAACCCAAGATTCGACTCGGGGATCGATAATTTATTAGCCAACTCGACGTGCTTCGATTATGATCCAATGCAACAGGAGGGAACAAGAAGTTGTGGTGGCACAGATATGGAATTGGATCAATCTCAAATGGTGCCTCAGATGTTCCCTGATCCTTTCCTCGATTCTTCTTGCATCCCT CAAATACAACAGCTACCCGGTTGGGATGTTGATTGGCAAAATCTGTTCAATGTTGGCTTTCATTAA